Genomic window (Oryza sativa Japonica Group chromosome 3, ASM3414082v1):
CCATTCTTGATTTCTCCCCTTGAGGTTGATGAGAACACAACTAgttcggatataaccatgacttccatttgtattaatcaaccaaaggtgcatatgttctatattagatttacttattatatatttaaacaaacgttgctacataATGAGTTTggtgtgttttcgtttgcagatgtacttgcttgggcgaaagaaaagagaccgagcgcaaggaatgcatggatgattaaagaagttgattggggaccaaaccaagaccttcttcAAGTCCACTTCTACCTCACCACGTCAtgtttggtccatagaagacaagaaataaagttctacatgttttggattcggattcgggcctcctgatagcatcaacttcaaaccgATCTAGTGGCGAAACTGTTCTGTCATTCAACAAGGAAATGCATACTTGGGTTCTTACTTTTGATAGCATTCGGTAGCATAGGCAAGCGAAGGTATGCCTCGTCCCAATCTCCCCATATGACCTTCATAGCAACTCGCTTAGCATGCCAAGCTTTGTCGTACGTAGGCCAATAGTGCCATATGTGCTCAACTGCCTCTACAATAGCTACAGGAGACAATGTAGGTTCAGCACTAACAAATGTCTGTAATCTATTACCTATAAACCTCGAAGTTAGCTGCAAATGTTTGCCAGATGCTTCCGCATTAGAGCATGTGTGGTGTTTGCCTACACTAGTTATCCTCCACCTATCACCCGCCCTCTTTCTTGTACGAATCTGCCATTCACAATAACAATCAAGGCATGCCACCATGTACTTAACAGATGCATTGAACTCGTTACCATGGAATGGGCGGTGCACCCAGATAGAGTAGCTCTGCAACCATATTTTTAGCTCATCCATGGATCGAAACTCCAATCCCTTCCTCGGTTCCTCCCCCATTGCATCGAAGGCTCTATCGTATTGTGGATCACCGTCTGCAACAGCAAGCCTGCCATTGCTAAGGCCCTCGAATTGAGTTATTTTTGGATTTCAACCAATGATTTTCTCAAACAcggtcctctcctcctccgacatcctgctgtcacatcctgattttcatcttaggatttataaattatttaataaattattattagaatttatatgaaatgttcattaatttacaagtgaagctaaatgtgggaaataaaatttcctaaacataaagcatggctggatttaattttattaaattatccatggttaattatactctctgaaattttctcggatttttcggagctcaattcttaattttaataatacaaagagcagttcagcaattatttaaataataaattaatcattaaatggtctgattataaccttgttaagtactttgagtgtccaattaTTTTCAGGATtgttcttgaaattatttgagaattggaagtatttttaacaattcaaagatcatttcagtgattaatttaattggaaaagtaaattgaatcctcttttccttttcgggccgaaacAGGAAATGTCCTCTCTCCTTCTCGGCCCATTCTCCCTTCCTTTCAGCTGGCTTTATTCCTCCTCTGAAGTCCATTTCTTGTCCCTCCAATCGGGCTGGAGAAAAAGAAGCCCAGTCAAGTCTAATTCGCTTCCCTGCTACAGTGTCGTCTTCAAGCTTGGACAGAGCCCGTTTGGAGGGTTATGTCCAAGTTTGAAGATGAATTTGTAGgtgaaacttttataaatgtgttcttggtgacttaaaagccaatgttgaaaaagaaactatattgaaaatatctcaaaagcaatctcaaaattaagcttgaaaattcaaattttgactttttctttaactgattaggccatccgatgggagcctgAATTTGTAACCACGCACAGAATTCGACGCGAATTTGgattcgttttcgagtttatctcttcaccaaaccctaggttttcccGGCGCGATTCCTCGCGTTCTAagcccgatctctctctcccatggctataaatagagtcccctccctctcctctttcggccgccacctctccctctctctgccGTCGCTTGTAGCGCCGTCGCCACGTTCGTCTTCTCTGTccaccgccggcagccgctccagcTGCCCCTAGCAGCCGCCTCGGCCATCGACGACCTGCGCCATCGCCTCTCTCGGCCCTGCAAGGTCAAgctccaccccgtccaccccttaCCCGAGGCCGAATCCCGCCGGAAGCTTGCCGTCACCATGAACCAGTGGGTTGTTGCCACGGTTTGGTCTCCAGCCGCGTCGTTCGTCATCgtccgtcgtcgccttcggtcaCTGTCACTTCCTTTGGATTCGCAGCTGTGAGGAGAAGCCCATCCATCCCTCTGTTGCCGCCGAAGATCACCGGAACATCGCTGTCGTTGTCGATCAGTACCTTGCCGCCCTTTGGAACTCGTCACCGGCCATCTCCTTTGCTGTCCGTCGTCGTGTAAGTGTTGGTAAGGATCGTCGcgttctcctcttcctccctgtGCTCATGGTTTCCGCTGTCGTGCTGCCGTCCACCGGTGTAGGTTTTTCCCTAGGGTCTTAATCCAATCTAACCTAATCCGTTGTTTGTCTAGTGTTGTTGTCGTCTCTGTGTGTTGCCGCTGGATCGTCATCGTTGTCTCTCCCTCTCCGATCGTTTTGGTTCGGTGAGACTTCTATCCGTGTTCCCTCGGTTAGGTTTTAATCTCTAGTTTGTGTTGTCGAGTAGCCGCCGTCGTGTCGCGCTTAGCTGCTGCCCTAGCGTCACCGCTGCGCTAGTCGCCTAGCCGCCGTTGTGCTGCTCTCTGCTATAGCCATGCTGATGCTGCTGTGCGAGGCCGCTTGCCGGATCAATCCAAGCCATCCGGTCTTGGTCGACCCGGTCAAGGTTAATCTCAGCCatccaaaatcaatataaatcttgttatcccttttcaatggcatattagtTCTTTTTACTGTATATCGTCTACTAAATTCGTTCCAATAATTTCCGGAGGATGTTTTAGTCTTATATCTCAGTcataaattatttataaattgtttaattaaattggaatagtcttttctttaatagtctttaattggaattaatcttgtaaaacataactaattcatatgaagttgGAATTAagtggttcaagtctctaaattcatctaaaatcttgatctacatatttgtttatttttatgtactatttatttggtttttattagtctttttattcgttttgcgtgttagcttgtcgtttctgtCGTTGCGAAGATTTGTGAatgcgtcggaagtgttcaaaaagattaattgaagaccgattattgcaaggcaagtcacacagatcccaaacacaatcctttgagcatgttgatcctatatttaaattctctatttatttcaactgtgcatttattttcgaatgtcaccgggtcgtgtgaacctattcctttgtttatggccaatttgcattgattaccctattccttgataccttgggtaataaattgattagcttgaaccttatatattggtttggttcagctaaatgccatatatatataattgcttagccatgcttagaaacattagttcattaatgggatgaatcatactacattattatttatgattatgtttaatggtagctcacgatggttaatcgtattatgataattaattgataattaaaaattgacaatggtgggttgtgagcacatggttttgaaggccgtgctcatgacaattaaggatcggttcacgagctactgttgtgagacattaaccgtgccaaccacaagccagcgtgggcaacggctttaccttttgtataacatggttcattacggggcaccagactgagaagcggtgagaagtccgtgggggtcgctggggagtccatgcctcttgttatatttatagagggggtgattatgatccaggattgatgcactgtggtgagttgtgttgtgtgaggggtactgtcacagttcctttccgaggtaccgtggtggtattgaggtgcatggtgacatgtcgtggagctgtatcttgtgggtatagtggtacacctctggccagagtaaaactattcgaatagctgtgcccgcggtcatgggcgggttgagcagtgtttttcgtgattagtctcacacctctcacaataattatggatgctataactggtaataatttgcttagctcctggtttggagttagatctgtacagccgggtatggttgttcagtatggttgggcctgagcagcatgggtgtgctgttcagtgttgattaaaattgatgattaaattactctattgttttactgttcttaaatgtttgctatatgctgcttttgcaaatgagcctatattatgccatcctttggtatccttgtgcacttgcatatttgctgtgtggcttgttgagtatgttatatactcaccttgcaataatcaatcaacctcaattgaagaaaaaggatccagaaggagaagaagttgcttataccccagttgagctgcctgtgggagtggagctgaagccatcgctagaccgttaattccgctgctgttttttttttcttttgtagtaTGTAACGatgttattatgatggatttgtatattaaattgtcagtttgtgtacctcggctgattcctggacgaggattttatgcacaaattagttcggaaattattagtgaatttccgggcgtgacacctgCCCATTAGATGATCGTCATCAGAAAGAATCAGATGCAGACTCATCCACTTCATTGTCCAAATCAGCATACAACAAATTCGAGTTTAATCCATTAAATATCATGTTTTCCTCACACTCCTCGCGAGTGTAAATTTCTTCATCAAGCAAGTCTCTGATGAATAAAATCAACCGCCTCTCGTCAAGTTCAACTGTATTCTCATTATCTGATTGATTCACATCCATACCATCATCTGACATTTCCTGCTCTACCTCCCCATCCTCCACATCCCGGTGCCTCTCCTCACCTATATCCACATCCTCCTCAACTTGTTTTTCATCCCCTACCTGCACATCTCCCTCAATTAATTCTTCCTTCCAATCCACCACGAACACATCTTTATGTATTTCGTCCCCTACCTCCACATCTTTCTCAATTAATTCTTCCTTCCGATTCACCACAAACACATCATTCTTTAATTCATGACAATACATGGGGGATTCTATGTGCGGACTTTCATTGAGGTCTAAAAATTCTTTCGTCGATTCCCTACGCTCTTTCTTccaagcaaacacctcaagcgATTTGAACTGTAAACCCAAGACTATATCTACATATGTTTCCCATTCCACCTCACCATTCAAATTTAACATGAACATATGCGACATTGCACCAGCACCTATATCATATATCCCCTTGCATACCAACAGACTCATCACTCCAATCCAATTTATCCTTCGTACGTGAAATTAACTCATCAAATATGAGTTTGGCACGAAACACTGACTGCCTGACTAACATCCCCTCAAATTGGCTACCATCGGTACTTTCATCTACCACACTGCCACCAAAATGGAGTCAtaccaatctatctatctacatCAAATAACCGATAAATAAGAGTGCATTATTCTACTATGATACGTCGCTATAAAGATAGAAACTTGACATGGGTACCCCAGACCTAATGAAAAGATTTTTGAATTTCGAACGACTAACCACCAGTCTCGATGTTCCTAGGATCTATGCCAATCAACATCAACATTAATCAATATGAATCCCCAAAATATTTACAATACAACGGCTCTACACATCCATCTCAACTTCACCATTAGCAAAATAGTGCATAacttacaaaaaaaaactatatgaatCCTCTATACTAACATCAATATACAACTATAACGTCGCATCGTTAGCCACATTCACTAATCCACACCACAACCCGAGCAACATTTAACAACCCATGATTTCAACCAAAATACTCTATAAAAATGAGGGAAACATTGAGGAAATTAGGCTTTTGGAGGGGATTTACCTTGCAAACCAATATCCAAAGCAATGCTCACTAAATAACCTTCGATTTGAGGTGGATTTGAGAGGATTTTTGGAGGGGAGGAAAGAGGGAGTTGCGCCTGCGGAAGAACCCTAGCCGAGTGCGGGGAAAAGAGGACCAGTGACGGGCCGGGGCGGCTCAGCCACGAGGTAAAGGCtgctacctcagcgccaacaTGCCTGGCGCTGAGGTTAGCCGCATCAGCGCCAAGGCGGTTGGTGCTGAGGTCCCTGCCACGTCGACGTGGGGGAAAGGCTGGGCCGCCACGCTGGCAGGGCTCAATGCCGATGCGGCTGGCACTGGTATGGCCAACCACAGCACCAAGCACCCTGGCGCTGAGCCCGCGGCCTATTTTTGGATGAAGTTTTTTCGCGGGcgagtttcgaaataagtttttcaaaagggccaatttgtcaaaaaaaaaaagacgggCTGGTGTTATAGTATAGTATGTATAGTACCATAAAAATCAGAACATATGGAGTAACACGATTTGTACTCATACCCATCTACCCAACAGGTATGAATTTTTATCTATTAACAGATCCGTGGGTAAAAAAATTAGACCGTAGAGTAAAACAATTTCGGCTCATGGGTTATTGGACCCTGTTGCCTTTTCTAAACACGAGGAATGGAAGATGTGATCGAACAGAAAGCGCTTGAAGACAGCCAGTTTTTTGCTACACTTGGATGGTAAAGGCACATTAGGCATCTATAAACAGCAGGCTAAGCCAGTGGATTTGAAGTTCAAACCCATAGTTTAAGGGAGGCTTTATGCTAACTTCCACGGAAGGAAAGAAGCAAACAAGGGCATATGGCCCATGCACGGCAAACCCAAAACTGAAAACTCACACGACACACTATATCAGAACTCTCATGTGAtgctatgtatatatatatagaattatAGCTAGACATctccgagagaaaaaaaaaaactagcaaacCATTGTGACAGTCTCAATTTTGCATTTTTGCTATACTGCTTGCAGATCCATGGGGCGTTGGGTTAGGCCTGAGGTCAGTATACAGTCTCCTCTTAATATATTATTCTGCACGATTATTTTGTTGAGATATTGTACTAGTCAAGAGAGGATTCATCATTTTCCCCAAAATTGGTTATCCACTTGGCTTTTGTCCCAACTTGGATAATTTTGGTAGATCTAATCCACAATAGATCGATGAACTACTTAacttagggtctgtttggtacagctcccaCTCTGAGACTCTAATCTCTTGAAGCTAGAGTTGTATCAAATACTTTCGAGAACTTGAATAATAAAGAATGGAGCTTTTATGCCGTttctgaaaattaattatactaTGAGGGTGAAGCGACATTTCTACCGCTCCTCAATTCCGCTCCACCCTTGGAGTAACAGCTGTGCCAAACGGGCTTAGTTTTGCTCCACTCTATGTATTTACAAGAAAAAAACCCAATTTTGCACGCGCCAATCTCCTGCCACACCCGTCTACTCTTACCAAGGTTGACAATTTTTACACAAACTGATCGAAACCACGAACTTTTGAGGTTTCGACATGGGATGAAAGCATATCCCGAATGAAATTTCAAATGGTTTTCAAGGATTCAATTTTGGAACGGCAAATTCAACCAAAATTTGATCGAAATGTGGTGAAATTGGATCATTAGTGGTCAG
Coding sequences:
- the LOC107280321 gene encoding uncharacterized protein, which codes for MYCHELKNDVFVVNRKEELIEKDVEVGDEIHKDVFVVDWKEELIEGDVQVGDEKQVEEDVDIGEERHRDVEDGEVEQEMSDDGMDVNQSDNENTVELDERRLILFIRDLLDEEIYTREECEENMIFNGLNSNLLYADLDNEVDESASDSF